Proteins from one Belonocnema kinseyi isolate 2016_QV_RU_SX_M_011 chromosome 8, B_treatae_v1, whole genome shotgun sequence genomic window:
- the LOC117177977 gene encoding synaptotagmin-11, which yields MGGLLYDDGPIIKPVESVSTAALIGSCVGTATVVCAVVMTWWLCRRRREHTKLSSDKSLAFRPPHRKPTAVKSPGSATHYLKKSPSPTGPAKSPPGSGGQSPSPTGSQHSQPNSHGPQSRSPQDSTSPAQTPSGETSMAIENEKDKAELEISEKVDRGNGIIVDLNKGGLGQLVFKLRYLGEQNALAVTVVKCKGLPARGTHNGSSDPYVKLQLLPDKQHRTKTRVLRNTRDPVYDEDFTFFGISQSQLQKISLHFVVMSFDRYSRDDIIGEVVCPLTSVSDLEDAMNRQISLCREICPRSLKIQSQGRGELLVSLCWQPAASKLTVVVLKARNLPKMDVTGLADPYVKIYLLYNSQRIAKRKTHVKKRTLDPIFNESFVFEIPNGTEGLSKISLEFALLDWDRVTKNEVIGRLEVGGPKCQGSALNHWNEVCTSPKRQIADWHKLRE from the exons TTTCGACAGCGGCACTCATTGGATCATGTGTCGGAACCGCGACCGTAGTCTGCGCCGTAGTGATGACCTGGTGGCTCTGTAGACGACGAAGAGAGCACACAAAATTGAGTTCAGACAAGTCCCTGGCTTTCAGACCACCTCACCGGAAGCCCACTGCCGTTAAAAGTCCCGGAAGTGCAACCCACTATCTGAAGAAGAGTCCCAGTCCAACTGGACCAGCTAAAAGTCCTCCAGGATCTGGAGGACAGAGTCCCAGTCCCACCGGATCTCAGCATTCTCAACCCAATAGCCATGGACCTCAATCCCGGTCACCTCAAGATTCCACATCTCCGGCGCAAACACCTTCTGGCGAAACTAGCATGGCTATCGAAAATGAAAAAGACAAGGCAGAATTGGAAATCAGTGAGAAGGTGGACCGAGGAAATGGGATCATTGTCGATTTGAATAAAGGTGGTCTTGGTCAATTGGTCTTCAAATTGCGCTATCTTGGTGAACAAAATGCCCTGGCAGTCACTGTTGTGAAATGCAAAGGTTTGCCAGCTAGAGGAACGCATAATGGAAGCAGTGATCCCTATGTGAAGCTTCAATTGCTGCCTGATAAGCAACACAGAACCAAAACTAGAGTCTTGAGAAATACGAGGGATCCAGTTTATGATGAGGACTTTACTTTCTTCGGAATTTCACAGAGTCAACTTCAG AAAATCAGTCTTCACTTCGTGGTGATGAGCTTCGATAGATATTCACGAGATGATATTATTGGAGAAGTGGTTTGTCCTTTGACGTCAGTATCTGATCTTGAAGATGCAATGAATCGACAAATATCCTTGTGTCGAGAAATCTGCCCTCGAAGTTTAAAG ATTCAATCTCAAGGAAGAGGAGAATTGTTGGTATCCTTATGCTGGCAGCCAGCAGCAAGTAAACTCACTGTAGTGGTTTTAAAAGCTCGTAATTTGCCAAAAATGGACGTCACTGGTTTGGCAGATCCCtatgtgaaaatttatcttctatataATTCGCAACGTATCGCAAAGAGGAAGACCCATGTCAAGAAACGCACTCTGGacccaatttttaatgaatccttCGTTTTTGAAATACCGAATGGAACCGAAGGTCTCAGCAAGATCAGTCTTGAATTTGCTCTTCTTGATTGGGACAGGGTTACCAAGAACGAG GTCATTGGGCGATTGGAGGTTGGTGGTCCTAAGTGTCAGGGATCAGCTCTAAACCACTGGAATGAGGTTTGCACATCGCCGAAGCGCCAGATCGCCGACTGGCACAAATTAAGGGAATAA